Proteins encoded together in one Porites lutea chromosome 2, jaPorLute2.1, whole genome shotgun sequence window:
- the LOC140927232 gene encoding zinc finger MYM-type protein 1-like: MIYGNMDKETGTSQATGFAKKKRSKISDFFSKTEQCCIEEPACKRSCQPIGNTALTDMQTTKSTAEQPRSPTVHIQQLEAEHSASPECLQYLARQAMPMQGDTDEESNFIQLLKLRGKDEPVLLKWLERKDDKYTSHEIQNEIISIMANNVIRDLVADIRGGFFAIIADEYTDVSNKEQLTICIRWIDKSLEVHEDFLGFFNIPDTGAETIVSVIKAVLLKLQLSLAYCRGQCYDGASNMLGHKTGVAKRIQDVQPKAHPTHCHGHSLSLSVKDTVKNCKLLLNTMDTAKEIVTLIKFSPKRERLLGDIKENLDEEHAAGGIITLCPTRWTVRASCFQRIIDNYSALLQEWIVCLEQKLQADVRGRVIGCEAQMNTFDFFFGLNLGERLFSHTDNLSKTLQKTKMSAVSGQRVANLTKQVLEKMRNNECFKSFYDTVLVKSKQHPSVSEPALPRQRRAPSRFEIGTGAPSYPTTPQDHYRRVYFEAIDLMVNAIDLRFNQASYRVYEKMESFLVKCLNCQDYSTELRYLETNYKDDVNVGTLNAQLEIFKLLMKEGEFTCLDDIQAKMKTFSEAEKSMISEIITICNLLLVNPATSAAGERSFSSARRLKTWLRSTMTQTRFSNLTILNTHKQRTDNLCLIDIANEFTALNDNRRKNFGTFKESDFKISG, encoded by the exons ATGATTTATGGTAACATGGACAAGGAAACTGGCACTTCACAAGCTACTGGCTTTGCCAAGAAGAAAAGGTCGAAAATTTCTGACTTTTTTTCTAAAACGGAACAGTGCTGTATTGAAG aaccTGCGTGCAAAAGATCTTGTCAGCCAATTGGCAATACAGCATTAACGGATATGCAAACTACGAAATCAACGGCCGAACAACCACGCAGTCCCACAGTCCACATCCAACAACTAGAGGCAGAACATTCCGCATCACCGG AATGTTTGCAGTACCTTGCTCGACAAGCAATGCCGATGCAAGGAGACACGGACGAAGAATCTAACTTTATTCAGCTGCTCAAATTAAGAGGGAAGGACGAACCTGTCTTGTTAAAATGGCTAGAGAGGAAGGACGATAAGTACACCTCACACGAAATTCAAAACGAAATTATTTCTATCATGGCAAATAATGTCATCCGCGATTTAGTAGCAGATATCCGTGGTGGATTTTTTGCAATTATCGCCGACGAATATACAGATGTAAGTAACAAGGAACAGTTAACCATATGTATTCGCTGGATTGATAAAAGCTTGGAGGTCCATGAAGATTTTCTCGGGTTTTTTAACATACCTGATACAGGTGCGGAAACTATAGTTTCGGTGATTAAAGCTGTGTTACTAAAACTGCAATTATCATTAGCGTACTGTAGAGGGCAGTGTTACGACGGTGCAAGTAATATGCTTGGGCATAAAACTGGTGTAGCTAAGAGAATCCAGGATGTTCAACCCAAGGCTCACCCCACTCACTGTCATGGACATTCCTTAAGTTTGAGTGTAAAAGACACAGTGAAAAACTGTAAATTGCTCTTGAATACAATGGACACGGCAAAAGAAATCGTTACCCTCATTAAATTTTCTCCAAAACGGGAACGTCTACTGGGAGACATAAAGGAAAACCTTGATGAAGAACATGCAGCCGGAGGCATTATAACCCTTTGTCCTACCAGATGGACAGTGCGAGCAAGCTGCTTTCAACGTATCATAGATAACTACTCAGCCCTTCTTCAGGAATGGATCGTTTGTCTTGAACAAAAGCTACAAGCAGATGTACGTGGCAGGGTTATTGGATGTGAAGCGCAAATGAATACCTTTGACTTCTTCTTTGGTCTAAATTTGGGTGAGCGACTTTTTTCCCATACAGATAACCTTTccaaaacattacaaaagaCAAAGATGTCGGCAGTTAGTGGACAACGAGTTGCCAATCTTACTAAACAGGTCCTGGAGAAGATGCGTAATAACGAGTGCTTTAAATCATTCTATGACACAGTATTAGTTAAGAGTAAACAGCATCCTTCCGTCTCGGAACCAGCCTTACCCAGACAAAGACGAGCACCTAGCAGGTTTGAAATTGGAACAGGGGCTCCATCATATCCAACGACACCACAAGATCATTACAGGCGCGTATACTTCGAAGCGATTGACCTAATGGTCAATGCAATCGATTTACGTTTTAACCAAGCAAGCTACCGAGTGTATGAAAAAATGGAGTCCTTCTTAGTAAAGTGTCTAAATTGCCAGGATTATTCGACAGAGTTGCGTTATCTTGAAACAAATTACAAAGACGATGTTAATGTTGGAACCTTGAATGCTCAGCTGGAAATCTTTAAGTTGTTGATGAAGGAAGGAGAATTCACCTGTTTAGATGACATTCAAGCTAAGATGAAGACGTTTTCTGAAGCCGAAAAGAGTATGATAAGTGAAATCATAACCATCTGCAATCTTCTTCTTGTAAATCCAGCAACCAGTGCAGCAGGCGAGAGATCGTTTTCTTCTGCTCGAAGACTCAAAACATGGCTGCGCTCGACAATGACACAGACAAGATTTAGTAATTTGACAATACTTAACACTCACAAACAGAGAACAGACAACCTTTGTCTAATAGATATTGCCAATGAGTTTACAGCTCTCAATGACAATCGGAGAAAAAACTTTGGCACGTTCAAAGAGTCAGACTTTAAAATTTCCGGGTGA